The following proteins come from a genomic window of Candidatus Leptovillus gracilis:
- the dhaK gene encoding dihydroxyacetone kinase subunit DhaK, protein MKKLINAIDDVVKEQLEGMAVAHPDMLKVYFEPKYVVRADAPVQGKVALISGGGSGHEPMHGGFVGKGMLDAACPGEVFTSPTPDQMYEAAKAVDGGAGVLFLVKNYTGDVLNFESAAEMAYADGMKVQSILIDDDAAVKDSLYTAGRRGVGTTVLVEKIVGAAAEAGYTLDQCADLARKVNQNGRSLGMALTSCTVPAAGKPTFELGDNEFEIGIGIHGEPGRERLPMTTADEITEMMALAIIDDGPYSRTVREWDNDAGDWVDVQLTDPPLQAGDQIIAFVNSMGGTPVSELYAIYRKLAQICEAKGLTIVRNLIGPYITSLEMQGCSITLLKADEEILKFWDAPVVTPGLRWGA, encoded by the coding sequence ATGAAAAAATTGATCAATGCCATTGATGATGTGGTGAAAGAACAACTCGAAGGCATGGCAGTCGCCCATCCAGACATGCTGAAGGTGTACTTTGAACCCAAGTATGTTGTACGCGCCGACGCGCCGGTCCAGGGTAAAGTTGCCCTCATTTCCGGTGGCGGCAGCGGCCACGAACCCATGCACGGTGGGTTCGTAGGCAAGGGTATGCTGGACGCGGCCTGTCCGGGCGAGGTCTTTACATCGCCAACACCGGACCAGATGTATGAAGCCGCCAAAGCCGTAGACGGGGGCGCGGGTGTGTTGTTTCTGGTGAAGAACTACACCGGTGACGTGTTGAATTTTGAATCGGCCGCAGAAATGGCCTATGCCGACGGCATGAAAGTGCAGAGCATTCTCATTGACGATGACGCCGCTGTGAAAGACAGCCTATATACGGCCGGCCGCCGTGGTGTGGGCACAACCGTGTTGGTAGAAAAGATCGTCGGCGCGGCCGCCGAAGCCGGGTATACCCTGGATCAATGTGCGGATCTGGCCCGTAAAGTGAATCAGAACGGCCGTTCCCTGGGCATGGCTCTTACTTCTTGCACCGTTCCTGCGGCTGGCAAACCCACTTTTGAACTTGGCGACAACGAATTTGAAATCGGCATTGGCATTCATGGCGAACCAGGCCGCGAACGCCTGCCCATGACAACCGCCGATGAAATCACCGAAATGATGGCCCTGGCGATCATTGACGACGGCCCCTACAGCCGAACCGTTCGTGAATGGGACAACGACGCCGGCGATTGGGTAGACGTACAACTGACCGACCCGCCGCTGCAAGCCGGTGATCAAATCATTGCCTTCGTCAACAGCATGGGCGGCACGCCGGTCTCGGAACTGTATGCCATCTATCGCAAACTGGCGCAAATCTGCGAAGCCAAAGGTCTCACCATCGTCCGCAACCTGATTGGCCCTTACATCACCTCGTTGGAAATGCAAGGCTGTTCCATCACCCTGCTGAAAGCCGACGAGGAAATCCTCAAATTCTGGGATGCGCCAGTCGTAACTCCCGGTCTGCGCTGGGGCGCTTAG